The DNA segment CGAAACCGGCGTTGCCGTGGTGGATGGGCTCTTCGCGGTCTCGCTCGACTTTGGCGCCGGGGCATTCGATGGCGACGCGCGCTGGCTGGAGATTAGCGTCGGCCCGAACGGCGGATCGCTGACTTTGCTCTCGCCGCGGCGCGAGATTCACCCCGCGCCCCAGGCGCGCTTCTCGGTGGAGGCGGACTACGCGACGACATCCACGTACGCAATGACGGCCGGCGATGCTGATACGCTCGATGGGCTGGATTCGACGGACCTGCAGGAGCCGCATGTGTCGTTTGCAGCACATCTGGGCGCCGACTGGTTTGCAGGGGCCAGTCAGACGGTCGTCTTTGACGTCGAGGAGCATGATCATGGTGGAAACTACAATCACCTCACAGGTGAGTTCACTGCCCCTACTGATGGGGTTTACTTGTTCTCGCTGAGCGCTTACAATATGAATGGGGCCGGATTCTTGCAGGTCAATGGAACAGATTGGACGCTTCTGGCCTTCGGCGATAGCGTAGGAGGAGGAAGTCGGCTTCTCAATCTCGCCGCGGGGGATGTTGTCAGCATTCGGAACAGCAATGTACTCCCTGGAACCTCATTCAACTACACATCCTTCTCCGGCGTGCAGCTCTACTAATCATCACGAATCGCCTCGCATCATCTCCTCATTTCTGTGAAGGAGGCTCTCATGCCTTTGATAAGATATCGAGCGATGATCACGGCCTCCGTGATGATCCTCTTATGCACGATCTCCTTCGGCCAGTCCGGAGGACAGTTTGAAATCGCCCGCTCCGCAGACCAAAGCGGCGGGGTTCTTGCCGGTGGGGTTTATGAAGTCAACGATGCGATCGGCCAGCCCGATGCTTCGACTTCGAGCGCCGGATCGTTTGAGATAGCCGGCGGCTATCTGACCACCCTCGATACGACTCCGCCCGATTCCGCCGCGACCGTGGTGGATGCAACGCAGGTCGGTGGCGACATCACCGGCACGTACGGAGCAACTGACAGCGGCAGCGGTGTGGCCGCGGTAGCGCTCCATGTCAAGGAGCCCGGAGGAGCGTGGACGATTGCGGGCAGCGTGTCCGGCGGCGTCTGGGCGTATACTCCGACGGCCGGCGATGGGGCCTACGCCTTCGCGACAGTTGCGACGGACAATCTGAATAACGCCGAGGCCGCGCCGTCCGGGAGCGATTCCGGTGACGTGACCGTTCTGTACAACGAAGTGGCCGACAGCACGTATGAAATCGCGACGGTTGCCGACGGTGCGTTCCTGTTCCCGATGACCGATGCCTTGGACGTGACGATCACGTTCAGCGGCGGTGCGTCCGGCGGGCCGATCGTCGTCAGCCGCACGACCGGCGATGTGACCGACGGCGGCTACAACGCGGCGGCGCTGATCGATGAGATGCTCTCGATCACCGGCTCGTTCAGCGGATCGGCAACGATCACGTGGACGTTCGATCCGGCCAGCGACAACACGCTCAGCGGCGCGCTCGACACGGTCTTCCAGTTCGAGGGCGGCGTGCCGATCAACCAGTACAGCGTCACGCCCAGCGGCGAGACATTGACCATCGGTCCGCTGACAAGCTTCAGCGACTGGTACGCGGGTAGCAACAATGCCGGCGTTGCGGAATGGCAAGTGCTGAATCACTGAGTTTGCACCAAACTCCTGACGCCGAAGCCCCTCCCAGCAGTGGGAGGGGCTTTGGTTTTGGGTGTGTAGACTGTGCCCCCCTCTCTTTATCGCTGCTAATGGAATTGACAACTCGGGGCAGTTCTGGCCAGATTCAGGTTACCTGAACATAACCTATCGGTTTTTCGATTCCGGCGGTTTTGCGTGTCCACTTTTCTGAGGGAGAGGGCAGGATCATGTCGCTATTTGCTCTTATCCGAAGGATGACGATATCCAATGGGCGGTTTGCCTGGCGGGCGGCTCTGGCGTTGATTGCTGTGGCGGCTTTTGTGCCGTCGGCGTCGGCCGCGACGAGGTTGGAGGCTCCGGAGGAGAATTTCTTCTCGTCCGGTGGCGTCGATTGGTTGGGGCTGGAGTATCTGCTGCACGTTCCGGACAAGGGGAACATCTGGCTGGCGATTCCGAAGAATCACGACCTGGAGACGGGGCCGCTCGCTGTGCGGCTGGTTCTGGACCCTGTCGGCGTGGAGATGGGGGTCTCTGGATCGGAGCGTCCGTCGATCACGGCTCTGCAGGCACAGATGGATGAGCTGTGGCACAATCCGCGGATCGCGAATCGTCCGGCGCAGCCGTACCTGGGCGAGATCCGTCTCCATGCGGGGCCGAATATCCCGCAGGGGTGGTTTCGGTGCGATGGAAGATATCTGGCCATTTCCTACAACACAGATCTCTTCGAGGTGATCGGGAATACCTATGGTGGCGATGGGCGAACGACGTTCGCCCTGCCGGATCTGAGGGGGCGTGTGGCGGTGGGTGTCGGCGCAGGACCTGGGCTGAGCAATCGGAAGCTGGGCGAGGAGTTCGGCGCTGAGTCGGTGATCCTGGATGTGACGCAATTGCCGGCGCACGATCACACGTTGAGGGCGACGAATTCCTCCGCCACGCAGACGCAGCCGGCGGGCAATGTGCTGGCGACGGCTTCGACGCCCCAGTATCTCAATGCCTCCACGTCTGTCGTGATGGGGACTGATTCTATTGGTGTCACTGGCAGCAACGCCCCCCACGCCAACGTGCAGCCCTCGACGACGTTGAGCTACATCATTGCCTATCATTCTAACGATGCGCGCTCTATTGTTCCGAACGCCTCCAAGTGGCCTGTCTCGCCGGAACTGGCATCGCCGCGCTGGCCGATCGCGGACATCGGGACGGGTTCGGCGGTGATCGTCGACAACGCGCGCGATTATCCCTGGAACGGGCGCCTGGAGATTTTCACTTCCGGTGGCGTCGATTACACGGGTCTCGAAATCGTTGAACACGAAGATGGGGTTGGGACGATCTGGTATGCGATTCCCGCGGATCAGGATCTGGCGGCCGGCCCGGTCGAGCCCATGTTTGTCCTCAATCCCGGCGCCGGTGATGCAACCCCGCCGGCGGATGGGCGAGTAACGATTACTCTCGAGGGATTTGGGACGCGGCTATTCGCCATTTCTCAAGTCATGCTCGATTTCCGTCTGGGTGGATGGGGACAAGGCGTGGAATTCAATTATGATCTTGAACCTCGCGCGACGCGTCTCGACCAACACAGCGGCTTACAGTTCACGTCCGGTGGGGTCGATTACCTTGCTATCGAGATGCTGCAGCACGAGGATGGCATCGGCACCATCTGGTTCGCGATTCCAAAGAACCATGATCTCGAAGCCGGACCGGTGGAGGGGTACATCGTTCTCGCGCCGGATCGCGTAAATCCAGTTTAAGGGAAGTGGGGGGACACCCAGTGATTACCTCACGACCTTTCCGGATCCTCTCTTGCGGAACGGCGATGCTGTTCCTCCTGGCGATGAATTGCGTCTTTGCCCAGGCGGTGACGAGCACGTACACGAGCCGGGCGGATTTTCTTGCAGAGATTCCGTACGACACGGCGGAAGTCGATTTCGAGTTTATCTCTGCCGGATCGACCTTCCCCTCTAATGTCTCGATCGGTACTGTGTTCTTTTCGCACAACGCTGGCGGATTGGATTTTCAGGTCAGCGATGCCTACGACCAGACGACACCCGACGGCGCAAACGCGTTGGGGCTCAGCACGGAGGATGAGTTGTTCTGGTCGGGCGACGAGGTTGTGATGACGACTGGCTATCCGGTCGCGGCCTTTGGCATCAGTATCATTGCCAGTCCCGGCGATGTGCAGCCGGGCGATTTGACGTTGTTTGTCGAGCCGGATGTCTTCATTGCGAACAGCGCAACTCCCGACGCGTTTCTTCCCGACGGCGGCGAGGTGTATTTCTTCGGCCTGATCATCCATGGTGCGACGGAACTGGATCGTTTCTCTACGGCGATTCTCTCGACCGACGATCCCGAGGGGCTCGGGTACTTTGTCTTCAGTATCGATGATGTGATCCACGAAGCAGACCCCGCCATTCTTATCAACAACTGCGGCCTTGTGGCAGGGCAGAGCATTCGCCTGGTCAGCGACAATCCGAGCGGTGCCATCGGCCTGCCCGCCGGAACGTGCGGCTATGTCGCTTGCACCAACGTGAGTGCTGAACCTGGAGTGCTCGTTTCCTTCGAGAACTGGCAGCATGGCATCGATGCGATGGTGGATTGCACGGGACCGATTGCGTTTCCGCCCAGATCGCTTTGGTGGGTGAGTTGTTCGGATGTTGTTGCCGACGTATCATGTCCCGGCCCGCCGCCGGTTCGTTCTTACGATGATTTTGACGATTTCTTCGCCGACCACGGGGCCGGCTCCTCCAGCATCGACTTCGAATCCGCCGTCGCGGGGTCGACGTATCCGCCACCGGTCACCTTGGGTGGCGTGACGTTGTCGCATTCTGCTGCAGGGGCGGACTTCCTCGTGACCGACGATTTCTCGCAAACGACGGCGGGAGGAAGCAACTCGGCTGGACTCGATACGGCGGACCGCGCCTTTCTTTCGGGTGATAGTGTGACCATCGACTTCTGCATCCCGGTAAGGTCTTTTGGCCTGTTTGTGATTGGCAGTCCCGGGGACGTGCAAGCGGGCGACTTCACATTGACCGTTGGCCCAGGGACCTCCGTCAGCAACGGTGCAACACCCAGCGCGATTCTGCCCGACGGCGGTGAGGCGTACTTCCTCGGCCTGGGCGTTGAATCGTCGATCCCCAGCGTTCTCTCTGCGACCTTGATCAGCAATGACACCGCGGGGCAGGGCTTCTACGTTTTCAACATTGACGATCTGATTTTCCCGACGATCGAAAACAATCCGCCAACGAATATCTTCTTGAGCAATAACACGATCGAGGAGAATAAGCGGAATCTCTGGAATGTTGGGTGGTTTAGTGTCTTGGATGATGATCCGGTCGATTCGCACGTGCTGGAGTTGATCGATGTCGATCCATCGCCGAGCAGCTTCTCGTTCCTGCTGACGGGAAATCTGCTTCGTACGACGAGGACCCTGGATTACGAAGACATTCCGAGCTATAAGCTATTGATTCGCTGCACCGATAACTGCGGCGCTGCGATCCAGAAGGTCTTCACGATCGAGGTTATCGATCTGCCGCCTTGTACTGTGCCCGGCGCGCGTGTCGAGACCATTGCGCCCGATCCTTCCGGCGCATCCGCTTTGCCGATTGGCAGTGCCGGCACGGTGATCTGCACGCATCCTACTGACGAGACAGTGCTACTCATCTCGTTCGATGGATGGGACCTCGGCACGAACGACACCGGCGATTGCGACGGCACACCGTTAGGTTTCGCCGCTGACTCGCTGTGGTGGGTGGAGTGCAGCGAAGTCCAAGTTACCGACCAGGATCACTGGCTGACGTTCTGAGCGTTGTGTGTATTGCGTTCTACCTCACGGATTCCGCGTCTTCACAATGTCCGCGACGTCGAGGACGCCGTCGCCGTTGATGTCGTTGCCCGCGAGTTCGTTTTCTCCCATCAACAGGCTGGCGGCGATGGATTCCTGCGCGGGGCGCTGGAGGACTTCGGCGCTCAGTGAGATGGAGAATTCGGGCCGGTTGTAGTCGTTGGTCGAGAATGTGAGATCACCAGACAACGTGGCGGCGTTTTGCGTTTCGAGTTGGAAGCGAAGAGTCTGGGAATGGCTCGGCGCGATCGGATCGACGGGCAACTGCGTGAGTGTGAATCCGCTGGGGACGGAGGCGTTGGAGATGACGAGAGGCGCGTCGCCGGTGTTCTCGATCAGCAGTTCTGCCTCGACGGGAGTTGCGCCAACGAAGTGACTGCCAAGATCGACCAAGGAGACGCCGCTTTCGAGGGCGTTGCCCTGGTATCTCGCAGCTATCTCGGCATCGAGGACTTGTGCGGTGAAGGTGAGTTCGAATGGCGAGTCGTTCACATCGTTGCTGGTGATCTGAAGTGTGCCTTCAAAGGTGCCAGGGAGCGACGTAGCGAGATCCACGGTGAAGCTCTCGGACTCGCCGGTGGGGATCGTCATTGGGGTCAGAGAGATTGTGTAGCTGTTGGTGATATCGGCGGTGGCGATGATGAGATCGCTATTGCCGATGCTCTCGATAAGAAGCGTCGCGGAGAGCGGCGTGCCCAGATAGTTTGCCTGGCCGAGATCAATCGGACCCGCGTCGTTGGCGAGGGGAGTTCCGCCCTGGCTGACCTGTATTGCGGGCGCCGTGATTGTCGCGGTGACGGTGAATGTGAATGTGCTCTCGTCGAAATCGTTCGAGTGAATTTCCACTGTGCCGGAGAAGTCTCCCGCGGTGGTTGTTGGTAGCGCAACTGTGAGCGTCGCAGAGCTGCCTGCCGTGACGGCACTGGGGGCGCCTTCGATCAGGAAGCCACCCGTTGCCGTGACGTCTGCGATCTGAAGGTCGGCCGCGCCGACGTTTCGGATTGCGAATTCACTGCGCAGCGATTCTGCGCCTGCATCCGTTGAGCCAAGATCGAATGGACCCGATCCGCTTGCGATGGGTGTCACGCCATTCAGGACGGTGATCTCGGGAGTTAGGACGGGGATCGGTGAGGGCTCCAGGAAGTCGGTCGGATCTTCGTTGTCGATGTATCGGGCTCGCACATTGTCGGTCTGGTTCAGTTCCAGGATTCCATTGCCCGGCACTGCCGTTCCGAACTGCATCGGCAGCCCGGTGGAATTGATGAATGTGCCGGTTTTGGTGCCGGTTTCGTTGACGACGATGATTTCCTGATCGGCGGAGTTGCTTGTGCTGATTGTAACGGTGCTTGTATCGCGGAGGGATCCGCTCGTGTTTTCATCGCTGTCGATCAGCTTCACAAAGACATCAGAGCCTAAAGCGATTTCCGAGATGAGATTGCCGTTGGCGTCCGACAATCCAAGCCCGATGGCCGGGACGCGCATGACTCCCGATCCTTCCTCAATCAGAGAGCCGTAGTTGTTGAAGCCATTCGGATTTCCGAGGCTAACTTGCGTGCCATCGGAGATCTTGAAAGCCGAGCCCGACGCGATGAAGCTGGTGGAAGTCGGACCTCCGGTCGCGGAGCCTTCCACGAGCGTGACTCGAACGGACTCTCTGAACTCCATATAGCCGGCAAAGGTGAATGTGCCTTTCGCGTCGATGCTCGAATTGTTGGTGGAGGAGAATTCGAGAGTTGAGAAATCTACGGGTTGCGGACCAAAATCGCAGACGGCATCGCGTGTGACAATCTGGGCTAAGTTCTTCATTACGAACGTCCCCGTTGTGACCTGCAAATCACCGCGGACAGTCCACCACCCGGTGTCGTCGATGAATGCGCCGCCATTCTGCGTGAAATTGCCTCGGACTTCTGGTCGGAGGAATTTCTCCGGGAGGATG comes from the bacterium genome and includes:
- a CDS encoding complement C1q domain-containing protein, which gives rise to MRVVLKKNRLICAVLLAVLCAGFSVLSARAYCQSAVTTAFTYQGTLKDAGAPADGSYDFSFALYDDATAGAQIGSTLNETGVAVVDGLFAVSLDFGAGAFDGDARWLEISVGPNGGSLTLLSPRREIHPAPQARFSVEADYATTSTYAMTAGDADTLDGLDSTDLQEPHVSFAAHLGADWFAGASQTVVFDVEEHDHGGNYNHLTGEFTAPTDGVYLFSLSAYNMNGAGFLQVNGTDWTLLAFGDSVGGGSRLLNLAAGDVVSIRNSNVLPGTSFNYTSFSGVQLY
- a CDS encoding tail fiber protein, whose product is MDELWHNPRIANRPAQPYLGEIRLHAGPNIPQGWFRCDGRYLAISYNTDLFEVIGNTYGGDGRTTFALPDLRGRVAVGVGAGPGLSNRKLGEEFGAESVILDVTQLPAHDHTLRATNSSATQTQPAGNVLATASTPQYLNASTSVVMGTDSIGVTGSNAPHANVQPSTTLSYIIAYHSNDARSIVPNASKWPVSPELASPRWPIADIGTGSAVIVDNARDYPWNGRLEIFTSGGVDYTGLEIVEHEDGVGTIWYAIPADQDLAAGPVEPMFVLNPGAGDATPPADGRVTITLEGFGTRLFAISQVMLDFRLGGWGQGVEFNYDLEPRATRLDQHSGLQFTSGGVDYLAIEMLQHEDGIGTIWFAIPKNHDLEAGPVEGYIVLAPDRVNPV
- a CDS encoding cadherin repeat domain-containing protein, with amino-acid sequence MITSRPFRILSCGTAMLFLLAMNCVFAQAVTSTYTSRADFLAEIPYDTAEVDFEFISAGSTFPSNVSIGTVFFSHNAGGLDFQVSDAYDQTTPDGANALGLSTEDELFWSGDEVVMTTGYPVAAFGISIIASPGDVQPGDLTLFVEPDVFIANSATPDAFLPDGGEVYFFGLIIHGATELDRFSTAILSTDDPEGLGYFVFSIDDVIHEADPAILINNCGLVAGQSIRLVSDNPSGAIGLPAGTCGYVACTNVSAEPGVLVSFENWQHGIDAMVDCTGPIAFPPRSLWWVSCSDVVADVSCPGPPPVRSYDDFDDFFADHGAGSSSIDFESAVAGSTYPPPVTLGGVTLSHSAAGADFLVTDDFSQTTAGGSNSAGLDTADRAFLSGDSVTIDFCIPVRSFGLFVIGSPGDVQAGDFTLTVGPGTSVSNGATPSAILPDGGEAYFLGLGVESSIPSVLSATLISNDTAGQGFYVFNIDDLIFPTIENNPPTNIFLSNNTIEENKRNLWNVGWFSVLDDDPVDSHVLELIDVDPSPSSFSFLLTGNLLRTTRTLDYEDIPSYKLLIRCTDNCGAAIQKVFTIEVIDLPPCTVPGARVETIAPDPSGASALPIGSAGTVICTHPTDETVLLISFDGWDLGTNDTGDCDGTPLGFAADSLWWVECSEVQVTDQDHWLTF